A single window of Flavobacterium sp. 140616W15 DNA harbors:
- the hutI gene encoding imidazolonepropionase: MTTLIINIKELIQVRETSISKVSGAEMAILPTLKNAYLVLKDNLIADFGTMENIPEIKADSVIDATGKMILPTWCDSHTHIVYAGNREQEFVDRINGLSYEEIANRGGGILNSAKKLNETSEDEIYSQSKARLEEVIRLGTGAVEIKSGYGLTVDGELKMLRVIKKLNENYPVTIKATFLGAHAFPLEFKENKKGYIDEIIHKMLPEIAKNKLADYVDIFCETGYFSVEETEQIMEAGIQNGLTPKIHVNQFNSIGGIQAGVKYKALSVDHLEIMTPKDIKALKDSETMPVALPSCSYFLSIPYTPAREMIKAGLPLALATDYNPGSTPSGNMNFVVATACIKMKMTPEEAINAATINGAYAMGVSDTHGSITIGKKANLIITKPITSYYQLPYAFASNLIESVFIEGEIFK, from the coding sequence ATGACAACCCTTATCATCAATATAAAAGAGCTAATACAAGTTCGAGAAACTTCAATTTCTAAAGTTTCTGGTGCCGAAATGGCAATTCTTCCAACCCTAAAAAATGCTTATTTAGTTTTAAAAGACAATCTAATTGCAGACTTTGGTACAATGGAAAATATTCCAGAAATAAAAGCCGATTCTGTTATTGATGCCACAGGAAAAATGATTCTTCCTACCTGGTGTGACAGTCATACTCATATTGTATATGCTGGCAACAGAGAACAAGAATTTGTAGATAGAATAAATGGACTTTCTTATGAAGAAATCGCTAATCGTGGTGGCGGAATTTTAAATTCTGCCAAAAAACTTAACGAAACTTCAGAAGACGAAATATACAGCCAATCCAAAGCTAGACTAGAAGAAGTAATACGATTAGGAACTGGAGCTGTCGAAATAAAATCAGGCTACGGACTTACTGTTGATGGAGAGTTAAAAATGTTGAGAGTCATAAAAAAACTTAACGAAAATTATCCTGTAACTATAAAAGCAACTTTTTTAGGAGCACATGCATTCCCTTTAGAATTCAAAGAAAATAAAAAAGGATATATCGATGAGATTATCCACAAAATGTTACCTGAAATAGCCAAAAACAAACTAGCTGATTACGTTGATATATTCTGCGAAACAGGTTATTTCTCTGTTGAAGAAACTGAACAAATCATGGAAGCAGGTATTCAAAATGGATTAACACCAAAAATCCATGTGAATCAATTCAACTCAATTGGCGGTATACAAGCAGGGGTCAAATATAAAGCCCTTTCTGTCGATCATCTAGAAATAATGACTCCAAAGGACATTAAGGCTTTAAAAGACTCCGAAACGATGCCGGTAGCATTACCATCATGCTCTTATTTCCTAAGTATTCCATATACGCCTGCTAGAGAAATGATAAAAGCAGGATTGCCTTTAGCATTAGCCACAGATTACAACCCCGGCTCTACTCCATCAGGTAATATGAATTTTGTTGTTGCAACTGCTTGCATCAAGATGAAAATGACACCCGAAGAAGCTATTAATGCTGCTACAATAAATGGAGCATATGCAATGGGAGTTTCAGATACTCATGGTAGCATAACAATAGGCAAAAAAGCCAATCTAATAATCACAAAACCTATTACCTCATATTATCAACTGCCTTATGCTTTTGCTAGTAATTTAATAGAAAGTGTTTTTATTGAAGGAGAAATTTTTAAATAA
- a CDS encoding formimidoylglutamase has translation MEKLIPFTINDLAKVTNHRSGEIKFGEKMLIVPKGTDVINFLKNCEAKYVLLGIPEDIGIRANYGRPGAASAWDSAIKSIANIQHNRFCKGNHIVVLGQIDVRQEMKEVEHLDFNDIDDRSKLSQLVERVDKEVSHVIFNVIKAGKIPIIIGGGHNNAYGNIKGAALAHGKPINAVNFDAHSDFRILEGRHSGNGFSYAYEEGFLKKYFIFGLHENYTSKSVLDIIKKIEDRVRYNTYDSVKIRKEKDFNAEMQFALDFVKTDIYGIEIDLDAIPNIASSAMTLSGFSIEELRQFISYFGQHQNAAYIHICEGAPDLGEEKNNHLIGKLIGYLVTDFIKSNYQKI, from the coding sequence ATGGAAAAACTAATCCCTTTTACTATTAACGACTTAGCCAAAGTTACAAATCACAGAAGTGGTGAAATAAAATTTGGTGAAAAAATGCTTATAGTTCCAAAAGGTACTGACGTAATTAATTTTCTTAAAAATTGCGAAGCAAAATATGTTCTTTTAGGAATTCCTGAAGATATTGGTATACGCGCCAACTACGGAAGACCTGGAGCTGCATCTGCTTGGGATAGCGCCATAAAGAGTATTGCAAACATTCAACACAATCGATTTTGCAAAGGCAATCATATTGTAGTTTTAGGACAAATTGATGTACGCCAAGAAATGAAAGAAGTAGAACATCTTGATTTCAATGACATCGATGATCGATCAAAACTAAGTCAACTTGTAGAGCGAGTTGACAAAGAAGTTTCACATGTCATATTTAACGTTATCAAAGCAGGAAAAATCCCAATTATCATTGGCGGAGGTCATAATAATGCCTACGGAAACATAAAAGGTGCCGCTCTTGCTCATGGCAAACCTATAAATGCAGTTAATTTTGATGCACATTCTGATTTTAGAATTCTAGAAGGAAGACATAGTGGTAATGGATTTTCATATGCCTACGAAGAAGGATTCCTAAAAAAATATTTCATATTTGGTCTACACGAAAATTATACCTCAAAAAGCGTGTTAGATATTATCAAAAAAATAGAAGACCGCGTTCGATATAACACCTATGACAGCGTAAAAATTCGAAAAGAAAAGGACTTCAATGCCGAAATGCAATTTGCTTTAGACTTTGTGAAAACAGATATCTACGGGATTGAGATAGATTTGGATGCAATTCCTAATATTGCAAGTAGTGCCATGACCCTAAGTGGTTTTTCTATTGAAGAATTACGACAGTTTATATCTTATTTTGGACAACATCAAAACGCTGCTTATATTCATATCTGTGAGGGAGCACCTGATTTAGGCGAAGAAAAAAACAATCATTTAATAGGCAAACTAATAGGCTATTTAGTTACAGATTTCATAAAATCTAACTATCAAAAAATCTAA
- a CDS encoding glutaminyl-peptide cyclotransferase: MKKHNILSFILLATTLIGCKETKKGENSIFSFEDSNFPVHFLTNQSVSLGVLNPDSKQIDSIAYFVNDKKVGSVKGLNKVNFELKDQKLGYQKLKAVVYFGGENSEATSRIELVSSVQPKLLKYKIVNTYPHDAKAFTEGLEFFRDTLYESTGQKGDSYFRKYDYKTGKVYKEITLDSKYFGEGITIINNKLYQLSWQEKTGFIYDINTLKLIKTFPYDKDIEGWGMTNDGKYIYQGDGTEKIWKMDPDTQKMIDYINVYSGSSKIKAINELELINGKFYVNVFQKDAIAVVNQTSGAVEGILDMSALRKQLAPSITIDDVLNGIAYNPKTKTIFVTGKNWDKMFEITVSE; encoded by the coding sequence ATGAAAAAACATAACATCCTATCTTTCATTTTATTAGCAACAACACTAATTGGATGTAAAGAGACAAAAAAAGGTGAAAATTCTATATTTTCTTTTGAAGATTCTAACTTTCCAGTACATTTTCTTACAAATCAATCCGTTTCTTTGGGAGTTTTGAATCCAGATTCGAAACAAATCGATAGCATTGCATACTTTGTAAACGATAAAAAAGTGGGATCGGTAAAAGGATTAAATAAAGTAAACTTTGAACTAAAAGATCAAAAACTAGGATATCAAAAACTAAAAGCAGTAGTTTATTTTGGTGGAGAAAATTCAGAAGCAACTTCTAGAATCGAATTAGTTTCAAGCGTACAACCAAAATTATTAAAATATAAAATTGTAAACACCTATCCACACGACGCAAAAGCATTTACTGAAGGTTTAGAGTTTTTTAGAGATACCCTTTACGAAAGTACAGGACAAAAAGGAGATTCTTATTTTAGAAAATACGATTACAAAACAGGTAAAGTATATAAAGAGATAACACTAGATAGTAAATATTTTGGAGAAGGAATCACCATCATCAACAATAAACTCTACCAATTATCTTGGCAAGAAAAAACAGGTTTTATATATGACATCAATACATTAAAACTTATAAAAACATTCCCATACGATAAAGATATTGAAGGTTGGGGAATGACAAATGACGGTAAATACATCTATCAAGGAGATGGAACTGAAAAGATTTGGAAAATGGATCCAGATACTCAAAAAATGATTGATTACATCAATGTTTACTCAGGAAGCTCTAAAATTAAAGCCATAAACGAATTAGAATTAATCAACGGAAAATTCTATGTAAATGTATTCCAAAAAGATGCTATCGCTGTTGTAAACCAGACAAGCGGTGCTGTTGAAGGAATTTTAGATATGTCAGCGTTACGCAAGCAATTAGCCCCAAGCATAACAATCGATGATGTTCTAAACGGAATTGCATACAACCCAAAAACAAAAACCATTTTTGTAACAGGTAAAAACTGGGATAAAATGTTTGAAATAACTGTTTCTGAATAA
- a CDS encoding DEAD/DEAH box helicase codes for MLFEDLSLSKSIQKAVFEEGYTNPTPIQEQSIPIVLSGRDLIGCAQTGTGKTAAFAIPIIHQLHRIVGSSKKAKQIRALIVTPTRELAVQIGQSFETYAKYTNLTQLTIFGGVSQNPQVDALKKGVDILVATPGRLLDLQKQGFLDLDHLHVLVLDEADQMLDMGFINDVKKIVKLTPKNRQTLLFSATMPIAIRELAEMFLKDPAKVEVSPVSSTAENVEQRVYFVEKTEKRNLLYHLIKNEELSNVLVFSRTKHGADNVVKALRKNNIAAEAIHGDKSQNARQRVLDAFKNKEVGVLVATDIAARGIDIDQLPYVINFDLPNIPETYVHRIGRTGRAGNGGIAISFCSKDEHGYWKDIQKLIKVDVKTVTDHPYQWHAGSPEATATDKPKNSNRSGGAHKSRKSNASKQNKKRWY; via the coding sequence ATGTTATTCGAAGACTTATCACTTTCAAAAAGTATACAAAAAGCCGTATTTGAAGAAGGCTACACAAACCCTACTCCTATCCAGGAGCAATCTATTCCTATTGTATTATCAGGAAGAGATTTAATAGGGTGTGCTCAAACAGGTACTGGAAAAACTGCAGCATTTGCTATTCCTATCATACATCAATTACACCGAATTGTAGGCTCATCAAAAAAGGCAAAACAAATTCGCGCACTTATAGTAACACCTACAAGAGAGTTGGCCGTACAAATTGGACAAAGTTTTGAAACTTATGCTAAATACACCAACTTAACTCAGCTTACAATATTTGGCGGAGTATCTCAAAACCCACAAGTAGATGCTCTTAAAAAAGGAGTAGATATTTTGGTAGCAACACCAGGAAGATTACTTGATTTACAAAAACAAGGATTCTTAGATTTAGATCATTTACATGTTTTAGTGTTAGATGAAGCTGATCAAATGCTAGACATGGGTTTTATAAATGATGTAAAAAAGATTGTAAAACTTACTCCAAAAAACAGACAAACATTATTGTTCTCGGCTACAATGCCAATTGCAATTCGTGAACTAGCTGAAATGTTCTTAAAAGATCCTGCAAAAGTCGAAGTTTCTCCTGTATCATCTACAGCAGAAAATGTAGAACAACGTGTTTATTTTGTAGAAAAAACAGAAAAAAGAAACTTACTATATCATTTAATAAAGAATGAAGAATTGTCTAATGTTTTGGTTTTTTCTAGAACAAAACATGGAGCCGATAATGTTGTAAAAGCACTTAGAAAAAACAATATCGCTGCCGAAGCAATTCACGGTGATAAATCTCAAAACGCAAGACAACGCGTACTTGATGCTTTCAAAAATAAAGAAGTTGGAGTTCTTGTAGCTACAGATATTGCAGCACGTGGAATTGATATTGATCAATTGCCGTATGTTATCAATTTTGACTTACCAAATATTCCTGAGACATACGTTCACCGAATTGGTAGAACAGGTCGTGCTGGAAACGGAGGGATTGCGATTTCTTTTTGTAGCAAAGACGAGCATGGGTATTGGAAAGACATCCAAAAACTAATAAAAGTTGATGTAAAAACCGTAACTGATCATCCTTACCAATGGCACGCTGGAAGTCCAGAAGCAACTGCAACAGACAAGCCTAAAAACTCAAACCGAAGCGGTGG